The following proteins come from a genomic window of Dreissena polymorpha isolate Duluth1 chromosome 1, UMN_Dpol_1.0, whole genome shotgun sequence:
- the LOC127850234 gene encoding uncharacterized protein C56G2.4-like isoform X4 → MSLKMWIFSVIVATSVATVLASPCSMQNRTSNLLNCITGIKTRFMDNDAFWFGSQYATRCPLKGASYDPKCTNLRPDTADSFGTRFFQSSAIDSLDRYLSVRFESIGRNYTGCGTTYTWDGKERVNIDVDPLSDDVETPWFVRNTPNITWSSNATDYYTLIVYDAGYMICHGLYVNVRGNDLSSGQVVKEYHGPKRSFILQNPYIFLLFKHSQPVNVTAELKNVILNPNWSQKWPIYDFAQNLNLGDPVAVNWVVVTGDEYGAAMSESFGLFFCPDFSTKALHRVPRPFFSNSTQLSVWLDVTMTTTSLNYPVCCNKFTFGAGARKLDPIGNRIYHTADVRSEAIVTYSIKKAGFLPSNFTGEMHSIVTMDPDVPSPTVGTQERPLLHGLFINIRDGNFSTGELVLNYSGPAPPDNKPHYYYFMLYRHVVPLNATAMPWYSSDPSNGRYLFDINRLVSDHNMTLVGATWLRATTDDYVTYRLVAREPGNEASLCAKYPGYSKPCPTSGSTKAFVINNVPMLVVGLCNIMFMAFFALH, encoded by the exons CAACGGTGCTGGCATCACCATGCTCCATGCAGAACCGCACGAGCAATCTGCTCAACTGCATTACTGGGATCAAGACGCGATTCATGGACAACGACGCATTTTGGTTCGGGAGCCAATACGCTACAAGGTGTCCGCTAAAGGGAGCCAGCTATGACCCAAAGTGCACCAATTTACGGCCGGACACTGCTGACAGTTTTGGAACCCGGTTTTTCCAAAGCAGCGCGATTGATTCCCTGGACAGGTACCTCTCTGTGCGGTTCGAATCTATCGGAA GAAACTACACCGGATGCGGTACGACGTACACCTGGGACGGAAAGGAGAGGGTTAATATAGACGTCGACCCACTTTCAGATGACGTTGAGACGCCGTGGTTTGTTAGAAACAC ACCCAACATAACCTGGAGTAGTAACGCTACAGATTACTACACGCTGATTGTTTATGACGCCGGATACATGATCTGTCATGGCCTTTACGTTAACGTCAGGGGTAATGATCTCAGCAGCGGACAG GTTGTTAAAGAGTACCACGGTCCGAAAAGAAGCTTCATTCTACAGAACCCCTACATATTCCTGCTTTTCAAGCATTCCCAACCGGTGAATGTGACGGCAGAACTTAAGAACGTAATTTTAAACCCCAACTGGAGCCAAAAATGGCCAATTTACGACTTCGCGCAAAATCTCAATTTGGGAG ATCCTGTCGCTGTGAACTGGGTGGTTGTCACTGGTGACGAATATGGAGCCGCCATGTCAGAGAGTTTTGGATTATTCTTTTGCCCGGATTTCTCAACAAAAG CTTTGCATCGAGTACCCCGCCCATTCTTCAGCAACTCGACTCAGCTGTCTGTCTGGTTGGACGTTACCATGACGACTACCAGTCTCAACTACCCAGTCTGCTGTAACAAATTCACATTTGG AGCTGGGGCCCGAAAGTTGGACCCTATAGGGAACCGGATCTACCACACTGCGGATGTGAGGAGCGAGGCCATAGTCACTTACTCCATAAAGAAGGCCGGTTTCCTTCCATCGAACTTTACAG GGGAGATGCACAGCATCGTGACCATGGACCCTGATGTTCCATCGCCAACCGTTGGTACCCAGGAACGGCCCCTGTTACACGGCCTCTTCATCAACATCAGGGATGGCAACTTCAGCACTG GGGAGTTGGTTCTCAACTATTCGGGGCCTGCGCCACCCGACAACAAgccccactactactacttcatgtTGTACAGACATGTAGTCCCATTGAACGCGACGGCAATGCCATGGTACTCATCTGACCCAAGTAACGGAAG GTATCTGTTTGACATCAACCGCCTGGTTTCCGATCACAACATGACGCTTGTGGGTGCCACTTGGCTGCGCGCGACAACGGACGATTACGTCACGTACCGCCTCGTTGCTAGGGAACCTGGAAATGAAGCTTCATTGTGCGCGAAATACCCTGGATATAGCAAACCGTGCCCCACTTCTGGCAGTACCAAGGCTTTCGTGATAAACAACGTTCCAATGCTCGTTGTTGGATTGTGTAATATTATGTTTATGGCGTTTTTTGCGTTGCACTGA
- the LOC127850234 gene encoding uncharacterized protein C56G2.4-like isoform X1, with protein sequence MSLKIWIFPVIVATSVATVLASPCSMQNRTSNLLNCITGIKTRFMDNDAFWFGSQYATRCPLKGASYDPKCTNLRPDTADSFGTRFFQSSAIDSLDRYLSVRFESIGRNYTGCGTTYTWDGKERVNIDVDPLSDDVETPWFVRNTPNITWSSNATDYYTLIVYDAGYMICHGLYVNVRGNDLSSGQVVKEYHGPKRSFILQNPYIFLLFKHSQPVNVTAELKNVILNPNWSQKWPIYDFAQNLNLGDPVAVNWVVVTGDEYGAAMSESFGLFFCPDFSTKALHRVPRPFFSNSTQLSVWLDVTMTTTSLNYPVCCNKFTFGAGARKLDPIGNRIYHTADVRSEAIVTYSIKKAGFLPSNFTGEMHSIVTMDPDVPSPTVGTQERPLLHGLFINIRDGNFSTGELVLNYSGPAPPDNKPHYYYFMLYRHVVPLNATAMPWYSSDPSNGRYLFDINRLVSDHNMTLVGATWLRATTDDYVTYRLVAREPGNEASLCAKYPGYSKPCPTSGSTKAFVINNVPMLVVGLCNIMFMAFFALH encoded by the exons CAACGGTGCTGGCATCACCATGCTCCATGCAGAACCGCACGAGCAATCTGCTCAACTGCATTACTGGGATCAAGACGCGATTCATGGACAACGACGCATTTTGGTTCGGGAGCCAATACGCTACAAGGTGTCCGCTAAAGGGAGCCAGCTATGACCCAAAGTGCACCAATTTACGGCCGGACACTGCTGACAGTTTTGGAACCCGGTTTTTCCAAAGCAGCGCGATTGATTCCCTGGACAGGTACCTCTCTGTGCGGTTCGAATCTATCGGAA GAAACTACACCGGATGCGGTACGACGTACACCTGGGACGGAAAGGAGAGGGTTAATATAGACGTCGACCCACTTTCAGATGACGTTGAGACGCCGTGGTTTGTTAGAAACAC ACCCAACATAACCTGGAGTAGTAACGCTACAGATTACTACACGCTGATTGTTTATGACGCCGGATACATGATCTGTCATGGCCTTTACGTTAACGTCAGGGGTAATGATCTCAGCAGCGGACAG GTTGTTAAAGAGTACCACGGTCCGAAAAGAAGCTTCATTCTACAGAACCCCTACATATTCCTGCTTTTCAAGCATTCCCAACCGGTGAATGTGACGGCAGAACTTAAGAACGTAATTTTAAACCCCAACTGGAGCCAAAAATGGCCAATTTACGACTTCGCGCAAAATCTCAATTTGGGAG ATCCTGTCGCTGTGAACTGGGTGGTTGTCACTGGTGACGAATATGGAGCCGCCATGTCAGAGAGTTTTGGATTATTCTTTTGCCCGGATTTCTCAACAAAAG CTTTGCATCGAGTACCCCGCCCATTCTTCAGCAACTCGACTCAGCTGTCTGTCTGGTTGGACGTTACCATGACGACTACCAGTCTCAACTACCCAGTCTGCTGTAACAAATTCACATTTGG AGCTGGGGCCCGAAAGTTGGACCCTATAGGGAACCGGATCTACCACACTGCGGATGTGAGGAGCGAGGCCATAGTCACTTACTCCATAAAGAAGGCCGGTTTCCTTCCATCGAACTTTACAG GGGAGATGCACAGCATCGTGACCATGGACCCTGATGTTCCATCGCCAACCGTTGGTACCCAGGAACGGCCCCTGTTACACGGCCTCTTCATCAACATCAGGGATGGCAACTTCAGCACTG GGGAGTTGGTTCTCAACTATTCGGGGCCTGCGCCACCCGACAACAAgccccactactactacttcatgtTGTACAGACATGTAGTCCCATTGAACGCGACGGCAATGCCATGGTACTCATCTGACCCAAGTAACGGAAG GTATCTGTTTGACATCAACCGCCTGGTTTCCGATCACAACATGACGCTTGTGGGTGCCACTTGGCTGCGCGCGACAACGGACGATTACGTCACGTACCGCCTCGTTGCTAGGGAACCTGGAAATGAAGCTTCATTGTGCGCGAAATACCCTGGATATAGCAAACCGTGCCCCACTTCTGGCAGTACCAAGGCTTTCGTGATAAACAACGTTCCAATGCTCGTTGTTGGATTGTGTAATATTATGTTTATGGCGTTTTTTGCGTTGCACTGA